From a single Nothobranchius furzeri strain GRZ-AD chromosome 9, NfurGRZ-RIMD1, whole genome shotgun sequence genomic region:
- the pigb gene encoding GPI mannosyltransferase 3 isoform X1 — protein MENIRSRLKFGSKGDDVKLRKRKSRLYSKEDKDIFNNGVLGVVVFSVVFRLINCLLVQTSFVPDEYWQSLEVSHRMVFNYGYLTWEWKAGIRGFTFPLFFAFLYKILHLLNYDSVHLLIWLPRIAQALLAAFADVKFFFLVQRLENRDVSRWVFFCHLCSWFSWFCCTRTLTNSTETTLTSLALSYFPLSGSKAYSSKKYLFLVALAVIVRPTALIVWFPLLMHHFCQEEQKLRLITHCYIPLGTLVLVISSLIDCFFYGKWTLVQFNFLKFNVLHGVADFYGSHPWHWYLTQGFPVVIGPHLPLFLHGCMLASRKHKILLATVVWTILVYSFLPHKEFRFIYPVLPFCMIFCGTSLAHLKAWRRSAAVALLASNLVLALYTGLIHQRGALDVMSHVQMLCDVSRNSTVSQPDVLFLMPCHSTPFYSHVHCPLKMRFLECPPDLGEEGYADEADRFYDDPLFWLRTSFPYKSSLPTHLVFFNVLEKDISAFLQGNGFRRTAEIFHTHVPEGRVGGSIFIYEKL, from the exons ATGGAGAACATCCGATCTCGATTGAAGTTTGGGAGCAAAGGAGATGACGTGAAACTGAGGAAACGTAAATCCCGTCTGTACTCAAAGGAGGATAAGGACATTTTTAACAACG GTGTGCTGGGGGTTGTGGTGTTTTCTGTGGTGTTCAGACTGATCAACTGCCTCCTGGTTCAGACCAGCTTTGTCCCTGATGAGTACTGGCAGTCCCTGGAGGTGTCCCACCGCATGGTCTTCAA TTATGGGTATCTGACCTGGGAGTGGAAAGCAGGAATCAGAGGATTCACCTTTCCTCTTTTCTTTGCCTTCCTCTACAAGATACTGCACCTTCTAAACTACGACTCGGTCCATCTCCTG ATTTGGCTTCCACGAATCGCCCAAGCACTCCTGGCTGCTTTTGCTGATGTAAAGTTCTTCTTCCTCGTCCAACGGCTGGAAAACCGTGACGTGTCAAGATGGGTG TTCTTCTGTCACCTTTGCTCCTGGTTTTCGTGGTTCTGCTGCACCAGGACACTGACCAACAGCACCGAGACCACCCTCACCTCTTTGGCTCTTTCTTACTTTCCTCTGTCAGGCTCCAAAGCATACAGCAG TAAAAAGTACTTGTTCCTGGTGGCCTTGGCTGTGATTGTTCGACCAACGGCGCTGATCGTCTGGTTTCCTCTGTTGATGCACCATTTCTGTCAGGAAGAACAGAAACTGAGACTCATCACTCATTGCTACATCCCTTTAGG GACGCTAGTGCTTGTGATTTCATCTCTGATTGACTGTTTCTTTTATGGAAAG TGGACGCTGGTTCAGTTCAACTTCCTGAAGTTCAACGTTCTCCACGGCGTGGCAGATTTCTACGGATCTCATCCCTGGCACTGGTACTTGACTCAGGGGTTTCCCGTCGTGATCGGACCTCACCTTCCTCTCTTTCTTCACGGATGCATGCTGGCCTCCAGGAAACACAAAATCCTGCTGGCAACTGTTGTGTGGACCATCTTGGTGTACAG TTTTCTTCCTCACAAGGAGTTCAGGTTCATCTACCCTGTGCTGCCTTTCTGCATGATCTTCTGTG GGACATCGCTGGCTCATCTGAAAGCGTGGCGTCGATCCGCTGCGGTCGCCCTGTTGGCGTCCaacctggttctggctctgtacacCGGGCTGATTCACCAGCGAGGAGCTCTGGATGTAATGAGCCACGTTCAGATGCTGTGTGACGTCAGCAGGAACTCCACCGTCTCTCAGCCGGACGTCCTCTTCCTCATGCCCTGCCACTCAACGCCTTTTTACAG TCATGTCCACTGTCCTCTAAAGATGAGGTTTCTGGAGTGTCCCCCAGACCTCGGAGAGGAGGGTTACGCTGATGAAGCTGACCGTTTCTATGACGACCCTCTTTTCTGGCTCAGGACATCATTTCCATACAAATCCTCCctaccaacacacctggttttctttaatgttttggaaaag GATATCTCTGCATTCCTGCAGGGTAATGGTTTCAGAAGGACAGCAGAGATATTCCACACTCACGTTCCAGAGGGAAGAGTTGGAGGAAGCATCTTTATTTATGAAAAGCTCTGA
- the ccpg1 gene encoding cell cycle progression protein 1 isoform X1, whose product MSESSSDTESSCGWTILSNEGSDIETLGSDVMVEDGTEMLESSTVEELESQASASAALCVEEKAGEPLDSTLGEQTVEETLHTPQVGESDVGKEHVLSSSDHSDIVTLGELKEGEHTEEAATASEELFLGTSCSSHYTFTALETVFPVETNSSSSEDEVGQRASPVLRRRRVRKNTTSVVTDPEGEEEGSPESCSSEAEEEEADIRPAAPLDERVRGPEGSILNKCILLALIVAVSMGFGHFHGTVQIQGRQKTVEKIQVNELVSVRDLLQRHVREQLLKHQRISFDRDDLDERQVISLLSDLIEKIKRENQELSEKRDHVQAQRDDLEMLLKQTSEERTNVMVQQQSLKDENLLLKSSLEHEEKSLSILQEELRNLRFKIRDLEAMGAENQKLKSQLEEEQQQIRDFHVQRENMRAEAQILREKLDKERRGTEELRRELSLLRSRMPKGSSEAEDLQRRLTELEKRLSFEQQRSDLWERLYVETKDERAKGDPEINVKKAKGGMAGRVKETFDAVKNSTKEFVHHHKEQIKKAKEAVKENLRKFSDSVKSTFRHFKDSATTLFHKAQSFYKKRRDQRSHKSHHPRNEPEFFHNTRKSGRKVQEEQGHHRSSVKGCTGVFDCAYQESMSLFNTATEPIRAEEFHLLLQSYLQQEVEHFYHWKELEMFINNFFHNGVFIHDRMLFTDFVSGVEDYLTEMHEYHGLDDDNVFGDLDDFVYRHFFGEAYTKSCGPRRPFQKPNTVSEEESRAKQQQRKQQRARSRVHSERKWSRSGRNSDRHMADVKIELGPMPFDPKY is encoded by the exons ATGTCAGAATCATCGAGTGATACAGAGTCCTCCTGTGGATGGACAATTCTCAGCAACGAG GGTTCTGATATTGAAACGTTGGGATCTGATGTTATGGTTGAAGATGGAACTGAGATGCTGGAGAGCTCCACAGTGGAAGAACTGGAATCACAAGCTTCAGCCTCTGCTG CTTTGTGTGTTGAAGAAAAAGCTGGTGAACCACTTGACAGCACGCTGGGAGAACAGACGGTTGAAGAGACGTTGCACACCCCGCAG GTCGGAGAAAGCGATGTAGGAAAGGAGCACGTGTTATCTTCCAGCGATCACTCTGACATCGTGACTCTGGGAGAGCTTAAGGAGGGAGAgcacacagaggaggcagcgaccGCCTCAGAGGAGCTTTTCCTCGGCACCTCCTGCAGCAGCCATTACACCTTCACTGCCTTGGAGACAG TTTTCCCTGTGGAGACAAACTCGAGCAGCAGTGAAGACGAAGTGGGGCAAAGAGCCAGTCCTGTCCTACGGAGGCGAAGGGTGAGAAAAAACACCACGAGTGTGGTAACTGATcctgagggggaggaggaggggtcgCCAGAGTCGTGCTCAAGtgaagcagaggaggaggaggctgacATTCGACCAGCTGCTCCTCTGGATGAGCGAGTGAGAGGGCCTGAAGGCAGCATCCTCAACAAATGCATCCTTCTGGCCCTCATCGTAGCCGTCAGTATGGGCTTCGGCCACTTCCACG GTACAGTCCAGATTCAGGGGAGGCAGAAAACAGTGGAGAAAATCCAAGTGAACGAGCTCGTGAGCGTGAGAGATCTGCTTCAGCGGCACGTCAGAGAGCAGCTTTTAAAACACCAG AGGATCAGCTTTGACCGAGACGACCTAGATGAGAGGCAAGTCATTTCGTTGCTCTCAGATTTGATTGAGAAAATTAAGAGAGAAAACCAGGAGCTCAGTGAGAAGCGGGACCATGTTCAG GCTCAGAGAGACGACCTGGAAATGCTGCTGAAACAGACGTCTGAAGAGAGGACTAACGTCATGGTCCAGCAGCAGAGTTTGAAAGATGAAAACCTGCTCCTGAAAAGCTCTCTGGAGCACGAGGAAAAGTCTCTGTCCATCTTACAGGAGGAGCTGAGGAACCTGCGCTTTAAAATCAGAGATCTGGAGGCGATGGGGGCTGAAAACCAGAAGCTgaagagtcagctggaggaggagcagcagcagatcaGAGACTTCCATGTTCAGAGGGAAAACATGAGGGCTGAGGCACAGATACTGAGAGAGAAGCTTGACAAAGAAAGGCGGGGAACAGAGGAGCTGAGGAGAGAGCTGAGTCTCCTGAGAAGTCGCATGCCCAAAGGCAGCTCAGAGGCAGAGGATTTGCAGAGACGTCTGACGGAGTTGGAGAAGAGGCTGAGCTTCGAGCAGCAGCGCTCCGACCTGTGGGAGAGGCTGTATGTGGAAACCAAAGACGAAAGGGCCAAAGGAGACCCCGAGATCAACGTGAAAAAGGCCAAAGGTGGCATGGCGGGGAGAGTGAAAGAGACTTTCGATGCTGTGAAGAACTCCACCAAagagtttgtccaccaccacaaggaGCAGATCAAAAAAGCCAAAGAGGCCGTGAAGGAGAACCTGAGGAAGTTTTCTGATTCTGTCAAGTCCACTTTCAGACACTTTAAGGACTCGGCAACGACGCTCTTCCACAAAGCTCAGAGTTTTTACAAGAAGAGACGGGACCAAAGGTCTCACAAGTCTCACCATCCCAGAAACGAACCGGAATTTTTCCACAACACGCGGAAATCGGGTAGGAAAGTTCAGGAAGAACAAGGACACCACAGATCCAGCGTGAAAGGATGCACCGGGGTGTTCGACTGCGCCTACCAGGAGTCCATGAGCCTGTTCAACACGGCCACGGAGCCAATCAGAGCTGAGGAGTttcacctgctgctgcagagctACCTGCAGCAGGAGGTGGAGCACTTCTACCACTGGAAGGAGCTGGAGATGTTCATCAACAACTTCTTCCACAATGGGGTGTTCATCCACGACCGCATGCTGTTCACAGACTTTGTCAGCGGAGTGGAAGACTATCTGACGGAGATGCACGAATATCACGGCCTGGACGACGACAATGTGTTCGGAGATCTGGACGACTTTGTCTACAGGCACTTCTTTGGAGAAGCTTACACGAAAAGCTGCGGCCCACG CAGACCCTTTCAGAAACCCAACACCGTCTCAGAAGAGGAgtcaagggccaagcagcagcagcgGAAGCAGCAGAGAGCCAGATCTCGGGTACACAGTGAACGAAAGTGGAGTCGATCAGGAAGAAACTCAGACAGACACATGGCCGACGTGAAAATAGAACTGGGCCCAATGCCCTTTGACCCCAAATACTGA
- the pigb gene encoding GPI mannosyltransferase 3 isoform X2 gives MSTGSPWSSLLNSETYGYLTWEWKAGIRGFTFPLFFAFLYKILHLLNYDSVHLLIWLPRIAQALLAAFADVKFFFLVQRLENRDVSRWVFFCHLCSWFSWFCCTRTLTNSTETTLTSLALSYFPLSGSKAYSSKKYLFLVALAVIVRPTALIVWFPLLMHHFCQEEQKLRLITHCYIPLGTLVLVISSLIDCFFYGKWTLVQFNFLKFNVLHGVADFYGSHPWHWYLTQGFPVVIGPHLPLFLHGCMLASRKHKILLATVVWTILVYSFLPHKEFRFIYPVLPFCMIFCGTSLAHLKAWRRSAAVALLASNLVLALYTGLIHQRGALDVMSHVQMLCDVSRNSTVSQPDVLFLMPCHSTPFYSHVHCPLKMRFLECPPDLGEEGYADEADRFYDDPLFWLRTSFPYKSSLPTHLVFFNVLEKDISAFLQGNGFRRTAEIFHTHVPEGRVGGSIFIYEKL, from the exons ATGAGTACTGGCAGTCCCTGGAG TTCCCTCCTTAACAGTGAGACTTATGGGTATCTGACCTGGGAGTGGAAAGCAGGAATCAGAGGATTCACCTTTCCTCTTTTCTTTGCCTTCCTCTACAAGATACTGCACCTTCTAAACTACGACTCGGTCCATCTCCTG ATTTGGCTTCCACGAATCGCCCAAGCACTCCTGGCTGCTTTTGCTGATGTAAAGTTCTTCTTCCTCGTCCAACGGCTGGAAAACCGTGACGTGTCAAGATGGGTG TTCTTCTGTCACCTTTGCTCCTGGTTTTCGTGGTTCTGCTGCACCAGGACACTGACCAACAGCACCGAGACCACCCTCACCTCTTTGGCTCTTTCTTACTTTCCTCTGTCAGGCTCCAAAGCATACAGCAG TAAAAAGTACTTGTTCCTGGTGGCCTTGGCTGTGATTGTTCGACCAACGGCGCTGATCGTCTGGTTTCCTCTGTTGATGCACCATTTCTGTCAGGAAGAACAGAAACTGAGACTCATCACTCATTGCTACATCCCTTTAGG GACGCTAGTGCTTGTGATTTCATCTCTGATTGACTGTTTCTTTTATGGAAAG TGGACGCTGGTTCAGTTCAACTTCCTGAAGTTCAACGTTCTCCACGGCGTGGCAGATTTCTACGGATCTCATCCCTGGCACTGGTACTTGACTCAGGGGTTTCCCGTCGTGATCGGACCTCACCTTCCTCTCTTTCTTCACGGATGCATGCTGGCCTCCAGGAAACACAAAATCCTGCTGGCAACTGTTGTGTGGACCATCTTGGTGTACAG TTTTCTTCCTCACAAGGAGTTCAGGTTCATCTACCCTGTGCTGCCTTTCTGCATGATCTTCTGTG GGACATCGCTGGCTCATCTGAAAGCGTGGCGTCGATCCGCTGCGGTCGCCCTGTTGGCGTCCaacctggttctggctctgtacacCGGGCTGATTCACCAGCGAGGAGCTCTGGATGTAATGAGCCACGTTCAGATGCTGTGTGACGTCAGCAGGAACTCCACCGTCTCTCAGCCGGACGTCCTCTTCCTCATGCCCTGCCACTCAACGCCTTTTTACAG TCATGTCCACTGTCCTCTAAAGATGAGGTTTCTGGAGTGTCCCCCAGACCTCGGAGAGGAGGGTTACGCTGATGAAGCTGACCGTTTCTATGACGACCCTCTTTTCTGGCTCAGGACATCATTTCCATACAAATCCTCCctaccaacacacctggttttctttaatgttttggaaaag GATATCTCTGCATTCCTGCAGGGTAATGGTTTCAGAAGGACAGCAGAGATATTCCACACTCACGTTCCAGAGGGAAGAGTTGGAGGAAGCATCTTTATTTATGAAAAGCTCTGA
- the ccpg1 gene encoding cell cycle progression protein 1 isoform X2, whose product MSESSSDTESSCGWTILSNEGSDIETLGSDVMVEDGTEMLESSTVEELESQASASAALCVEEKAGEPLDSTLGEQTVEETLHTPQVGESDVGKEHVLSSSDHSDIVTLGELKEGEHTEEAATASEELFLGTSCSSHYTFTALETVFPVETNSSSSEDEVGQRASPVLRRRRVRKNTTSVVTDPEGEEEGSPESCSSEAEEEEADIRPAAPLDERVRGPEGSILNKCILLALIVAVSMGFGHFHGTVQIQGRQKTVEKIQVNELVSVRDLLQRHVREQLLKHQRISFDRDDLDERQVISLLSDLIEKIKRENQELSEKRDHVQAQRDDLEMLLKQTSEERTNVMVQQQSLKDENLLLKSSLEHEEKSLSILQEELRNLRFKIRDLEAMGAENQKLKSQLEEEQQQIRDFHVQRENMRAEAQILREKLDKERRGTEELRRELSLLRSRMPKGSSEAEDLQRRLTELEKRLSFEQQRSDLWERLYVETKDERAKGDPEINVKKAKGGMAGRVKETFDAVKNSTKEFVHHHKEQIKKAKEAVKENLRKFSDSVKSTFRHFKDSATTLFHKAQSFYKKRRDQRSHKSHHPRNEPEFFHNTRKSGRKVQEEQGHHRSSVKGCTGVFDCAYQESMSLFNTATEPIRAEEFHLLLQSYLQQEVEHFYHWKELEMFINNFFHNGVFIHDRMLFTDFVSGVEDYLTEMHEYHGLDDDNVFGDLDDFVYRHFFGEAYTKSCGPRPFQKPNTVSEEESRAKQQQRKQQRARSRVHSERKWSRSGRNSDRHMADVKIELGPMPFDPKY is encoded by the exons ATGTCAGAATCATCGAGTGATACAGAGTCCTCCTGTGGATGGACAATTCTCAGCAACGAG GGTTCTGATATTGAAACGTTGGGATCTGATGTTATGGTTGAAGATGGAACTGAGATGCTGGAGAGCTCCACAGTGGAAGAACTGGAATCACAAGCTTCAGCCTCTGCTG CTTTGTGTGTTGAAGAAAAAGCTGGTGAACCACTTGACAGCACGCTGGGAGAACAGACGGTTGAAGAGACGTTGCACACCCCGCAG GTCGGAGAAAGCGATGTAGGAAAGGAGCACGTGTTATCTTCCAGCGATCACTCTGACATCGTGACTCTGGGAGAGCTTAAGGAGGGAGAgcacacagaggaggcagcgaccGCCTCAGAGGAGCTTTTCCTCGGCACCTCCTGCAGCAGCCATTACACCTTCACTGCCTTGGAGACAG TTTTCCCTGTGGAGACAAACTCGAGCAGCAGTGAAGACGAAGTGGGGCAAAGAGCCAGTCCTGTCCTACGGAGGCGAAGGGTGAGAAAAAACACCACGAGTGTGGTAACTGATcctgagggggaggaggaggggtcgCCAGAGTCGTGCTCAAGtgaagcagaggaggaggaggctgacATTCGACCAGCTGCTCCTCTGGATGAGCGAGTGAGAGGGCCTGAAGGCAGCATCCTCAACAAATGCATCCTTCTGGCCCTCATCGTAGCCGTCAGTATGGGCTTCGGCCACTTCCACG GTACAGTCCAGATTCAGGGGAGGCAGAAAACAGTGGAGAAAATCCAAGTGAACGAGCTCGTGAGCGTGAGAGATCTGCTTCAGCGGCACGTCAGAGAGCAGCTTTTAAAACACCAG AGGATCAGCTTTGACCGAGACGACCTAGATGAGAGGCAAGTCATTTCGTTGCTCTCAGATTTGATTGAGAAAATTAAGAGAGAAAACCAGGAGCTCAGTGAGAAGCGGGACCATGTTCAG GCTCAGAGAGACGACCTGGAAATGCTGCTGAAACAGACGTCTGAAGAGAGGACTAACGTCATGGTCCAGCAGCAGAGTTTGAAAGATGAAAACCTGCTCCTGAAAAGCTCTCTGGAGCACGAGGAAAAGTCTCTGTCCATCTTACAGGAGGAGCTGAGGAACCTGCGCTTTAAAATCAGAGATCTGGAGGCGATGGGGGCTGAAAACCAGAAGCTgaagagtcagctggaggaggagcagcagcagatcaGAGACTTCCATGTTCAGAGGGAAAACATGAGGGCTGAGGCACAGATACTGAGAGAGAAGCTTGACAAAGAAAGGCGGGGAACAGAGGAGCTGAGGAGAGAGCTGAGTCTCCTGAGAAGTCGCATGCCCAAAGGCAGCTCAGAGGCAGAGGATTTGCAGAGACGTCTGACGGAGTTGGAGAAGAGGCTGAGCTTCGAGCAGCAGCGCTCCGACCTGTGGGAGAGGCTGTATGTGGAAACCAAAGACGAAAGGGCCAAAGGAGACCCCGAGATCAACGTGAAAAAGGCCAAAGGTGGCATGGCGGGGAGAGTGAAAGAGACTTTCGATGCTGTGAAGAACTCCACCAAagagtttgtccaccaccacaaggaGCAGATCAAAAAAGCCAAAGAGGCCGTGAAGGAGAACCTGAGGAAGTTTTCTGATTCTGTCAAGTCCACTTTCAGACACTTTAAGGACTCGGCAACGACGCTCTTCCACAAAGCTCAGAGTTTTTACAAGAAGAGACGGGACCAAAGGTCTCACAAGTCTCACCATCCCAGAAACGAACCGGAATTTTTCCACAACACGCGGAAATCGGGTAGGAAAGTTCAGGAAGAACAAGGACACCACAGATCCAGCGTGAAAGGATGCACCGGGGTGTTCGACTGCGCCTACCAGGAGTCCATGAGCCTGTTCAACACGGCCACGGAGCCAATCAGAGCTGAGGAGTttcacctgctgctgcagagctACCTGCAGCAGGAGGTGGAGCACTTCTACCACTGGAAGGAGCTGGAGATGTTCATCAACAACTTCTTCCACAATGGGGTGTTCATCCACGACCGCATGCTGTTCACAGACTTTGTCAGCGGAGTGGAAGACTATCTGACGGAGATGCACGAATATCACGGCCTGGACGACGACAATGTGTTCGGAGATCTGGACGACTTTGTCTACAGGCACTTCTTTGGAGAAGCTTACACGAAAAGCTGCGGCCCACG ACCCTTTCAGAAACCCAACACCGTCTCAGAAGAGGAgtcaagggccaagcagcagcagcgGAAGCAGCAGAGAGCCAGATCTCGGGTACACAGTGAACGAAAGTGGAGTCGATCAGGAAGAAACTCAGACAGACACATGGCCGACGTGAAAATAGAACTGGGCCCAATGCCCTTTGACCCCAAATACTGA
- the LOC107381395 gene encoding protein PIGBOS1, translating to MFRRLPFTQLALATALGVVGGMYIYKPYFEQASKKSEQLTQDVPKKQNESD from the coding sequence ATGTTTCGACGACTGCCGTTCACACAGCTGGCCTTGGCCACAGCACTCGGTGTCGTAGGTGGAATGTACATCTACAAACCATATTTTGAGCAGGCATCGAAGAAGTCAGAACAACTAACCCAGGATGTGCCGAAGAAACAGAATGAATCAGACTGA